A stretch of Anaeromyxobacter dehalogenans 2CP-1 DNA encodes these proteins:
- a CDS encoding YbaN family protein yields the protein MPPDPEPTTAATRAAPARRLLLLALGWTAFALGAIGLLLPIVPTTPFMLVALWAFSASSERFHRWLYTHRLFGPPLQKWQRDRAIPVWVKAIALGSMAVSLAWLAFVVRPPRYALLAAAALVACGAAFVLRIPSRPRQPVREP from the coding sequence GTGCCGCCCGACCCCGAGCCGACGACCGCCGCGACCCGCGCCGCCCCGGCCCGCCGGCTGCTGCTCCTCGCGCTCGGCTGGACGGCGTTCGCCCTGGGCGCGATCGGGCTGCTGCTCCCCATCGTCCCCACCACGCCGTTCATGCTGGTGGCGCTCTGGGCGTTCTCCGCCAGCTCCGAGCGCTTCCACCGCTGGCTGTACACGCACCGGCTCTTCGGGCCGCCGCTGCAGAAGTGGCAGCGGGATCGCGCCATCCCGGTCTGGGTGAAGGCGATCGCGCTCGGGAGCATGGCGGTGAGCCTCGCCTGGCTGGCGTTCGTGGTGCGGCCGCCGCGCTACGCGCTCCTCGCCGCCGCGGCCCTCGTCGCCTGCGGCGCCGCGTTCGTCCTGCGCATCCCGAGCCGCCCCCGGCAGCCGGTGCGGGAGCCGTGA
- a CDS encoding alpha/beta fold hydrolase, producing MDTLALQANGLRFAALADGPGDGPLALLLHGFPELARSWRHQLPALAAAGWRAVAPDLRGYGGTEKRGPFDLATLAADAAGLVRALGRERAVVIGHDWGGAVAWAVAGRHPEVVSRLVVLNAPHPSAFARELRRNRRQLLRSSYMLLFQVPLLPEWLLTRDRAAGVARALRGGSYVRSAWPAEELEPYRRAFLQPGAARAALGYYRAAFRGRRSRGPRPRPISAPTLILWGVEDRFLGVETIARAKLAPYLAPGNAPEIVPIEGAGHFVQNEAPEQVNAALLRWLGAATGRSAT from the coding sequence GTGGACACGCTCGCGCTCCAGGCCAACGGCCTCCGCTTCGCCGCGCTCGCCGACGGCCCGGGCGACGGTCCGCTCGCGCTGCTCCTGCACGGCTTCCCCGAGCTGGCCCGCTCCTGGCGGCACCAGCTCCCTGCGCTCGCCGCCGCCGGCTGGCGCGCGGTGGCGCCGGACCTCCGCGGCTACGGCGGCACCGAGAAGCGCGGGCCGTTCGACCTCGCCACGCTGGCGGCGGACGCGGCCGGGCTGGTCCGGGCGCTGGGGCGCGAGCGCGCGGTGGTGATCGGGCACGACTGGGGCGGCGCGGTGGCCTGGGCGGTGGCGGGCCGGCATCCGGAGGTGGTCTCGCGGCTCGTCGTCCTGAACGCGCCGCACCCGAGCGCGTTCGCGCGCGAGCTGCGCCGCAACCGCCGCCAGCTCCTCCGCTCGTCGTACATGCTCCTGTTCCAGGTGCCGCTCCTGCCGGAGTGGCTGCTCACCCGCGACCGCGCGGCCGGCGTGGCGCGCGCGCTCCGCGGCGGATCGTACGTGCGCAGCGCCTGGCCCGCCGAGGAGCTGGAGCCCTACCGCCGCGCGTTCCTCCAGCCCGGCGCCGCGCGCGCGGCGCTCGGCTACTACCGGGCGGCCTTCCGCGGCCGGCGATCGCGCGGGCCGCGTCCCCGGCCGATCTCCGCGCCCACGCTCATCCTGTGGGGCGTGGAGGATCGCTTCCTGGGCGTGGAGACGATCGCGCGGGCGAAGCTCGCGCCGTACCTCGCGCCCGGCAACGCGCCGGAGATCGTGCCGATCGAGGGCGCGGGCCACTTCGTGCAGAACGAGGCGCCGGAGCAGGTGAACGCGGCGCTGCTCCGCTGGCT